The following DNA comes from Novosphingobium sp. PP1Y.
GCCCGGCCAGACGATGGCCGACCTGGAGGATTCGCTGAGGCGGAGCGTCACGCTCGGAGCGGATCGGATAGCGCTCTTCGGATACGCCCATGTCCCGCACCTGATCGCGCGCCAGCGCAAGATCGACGACAGCGCGCTGCCCGATGCCGAAACGCGCTTTCGCATGGCCGCGTTCGGCTACGAATATCTTGTCAGCGAAGGCTATGTTCCGGTCGGGTTCGACCACTTTGCGTTGCCCGGCGATTCGCTCGCCCGCGCGGCGCTAACTGGCAGGCTGCGGCGCAATTTCCAGGGCTTCACCGAGGATCAGGCGCCGGTCCTGATCGGGCTTGGCGCTTCCTCGATCAGCAGTTTCCCGGAGCTACTGGTCCAGAACGAAAAGAATACCGGCCGCTATCGCATGATGCTCTCGCAGGATCGGCTGACCGCCAATCGCGGGATCGTGCGCAGTGCCGAAGATCGCCGTCGCGGCGCCGTAATCGAGGGGCTGCTGTGCCGGGGCCGCGCCCATGTCGATCCCGACCTGGCGCGCGAGGCGTTTCCGATGCTGGAGTCCTATCTTCAGGCCGGGCTGTGCGAGGCCGATGGCGACAACCTGGTGATCCGTCCGGGCGGCCTGCCCTATGCGCGCTCCATCGCGGCACGCTTCGATCCTTATCGCAAGGATTCGCTGCGGCGGTTCAGTTCGGCGGTTTAGCGGACGGCGACGCTGCGCGTCAGGCGCGGGTGTCGAATTCCACGCCGAACAGGTTGCCCTCCGTCCAGCGTACGAGGCCCCAGAGTTCGCGGCCGTCCTCAAGCTGGGCGCGCACGATTGAATTGGGTGCCGGCGGATCGCCCGCGGCGGCAGCGCTGAGACCGCGCGAGGAAATGTCGCGCACGATCACGTCGATCGTCTGGCCACTGGCATCGTACAGCGTGAATCGCGTGCACTGGTTGCGGCGGCGTTCACGCAGAATCGGTGTCGGCTTGAAGCGGCTGGTGTCCATGCTTCGCCTCATAAGCCGGGGATGGTTAAGGGATGGTACCCTGGAGATGCGGTGCGCAGGCCGAGTTGGGCGCCCCGGATGCGCTTTTCTGAACTTCGATTCCAATATTGACCCTGGTCAATGTCGGGTGGCGCGACCTGCGACAGTAAGGGGGTGCCGGTCTTGTACCGCTTCCCTCGGGAAAGGTGCGAACCGCTTCTCCCCAACTTCGGGCGACCCAGCCTCGTGACGGGTCGCCCTTTCTTTTTGCCCAGGAGCCTGGCGGGAATCCGGTTGACGCGCGTCAATGCGCGCGGCGCAGCGATGGCCAGACTGCCGAAAGCCCTGAGGCATTGCGCAGGAGCGTGGCGGGCAAGCTGGGAGTTGAAGTGATGCAGCGCGATGACCTGGTCATCATCAGCACCGAAGATTACCTTTGCGAACCGTCCAACCTGTTCGACAACCAGCTTTGCGGCAGGCTGCTGGCAGCCGCGCCGAGGTCGGGGCAGGATGCGCAGGGCAACCCGGTATGGATCTATCAGGACCGCGCATGGCCGGTAGCTCACTGCGCCTCGTTCCTCGCCGGTGGCGCGCTCGCCGGAGATGCGGCTCGGGTCCACCTGCGACCGGGCTGCCGGGACGTTCACGCAAGGATCGACGAGATGGACGCGAATGGGGTGGCAGCTTCGCTGTGCTTCGGCGATGCCTTGGGAGCCGATAGCGCCATCTTCCATGCGGCCCCGGACAAGGCGCTGGCGCTGCGTCACCTGCGCGCCGTGAACGATTGGCATTTCGACGAGTGGTGCATGGCGTACCCCGGTCGCCTCATCCCCCAGGGCATCCTGCCGAACTGGGATGTGCAGGCAAGCCTCGAGGAAATCGACCGGCTCGCGCGCAAGGGGCTGCGGGTCATCGACCTTGGCGCGAACCCGGTCCTGCAGGGCCTGCCGCCGATCCGCGATGACCATTGGCGGCCGATCTTCCGCGCGCTTGCCGACAATGACATGACCGTGGCCTGCCGTCCCGGAACTGGGAATGGCGCGCTCGGCACCGGAAGCCTCCCCGGCGCCTGGGTTGCGGGGATGCCGCTGGCGGCGGCGCAAGTGCTTGCCGACTGGCTGCAACTCGACGCGCTGCATTCCTGTCCCGACTTGCGCATCGTGATGCCCGAAGGCTCGATCGGCTGGGTGCCGTTCCTGGCCGCCAGGGCCGACCTGATGGACTGGCGCAGCCCGGCATGGGAGCGTTCGGGGCGGCGTGCGGTACAACCTTCGTATCTGCTTGCCCGGCACTTCTGCCACACCTTCCGGTGGGACCCTTCGGGGCTTGCGAACTGGGCCGAAGTGGGTGAGGACAACATCGCCTTCGCGGCAGGCTATCCGCGCACGTTCGGGCCATGGGCGGACACCGCGGCGCAGTGCCTCGAGCAGCTCGGCGACATGCCGGAGGCGGTGATCGACAAGGTCACCCATGGCAATGCGATCCGCTGGCTGCGGCACGCGGCGCTGTTCGAACGCTTCTCCCGGTCCGAAGTCACTGTGGGCGCATTGCGTGCCCGGGCCGCGGCCAAAGGGGTCGATACTGCCTATCCGTAGGCGATCCGGTAAGCGCGGGCGTCCGTTATTTCAGCCAGAACCGGATTGCGAGCGAAACGAACCCCAGCCCGGTTACGCTTCCGGCCCAGATCAGCGCCATCCAGCCCAGCCGCTTCCAAAGCGGAGCTTCGTCGGCGTCCAGCCGGGTACGCTTCATCAGTGATAGCCTTCGTGGCCGACCTTGCCGCGAAATACCCAGTAGGCCCAGCCGGTGTAGACGAGGATCAGCGGCAAGGTCAGCGCGACGCCGACCAGCATGAAGATCTGGCTGCGTTCGGGGGCGGCAGCGTCCCAGATCGTCACTTCGCCGGGAACGACATAGGGCCACATGCTGACGCCAAGGCCCGCCATGCCGAGCAGGAAGATGCCGAGCGCGAACCAGAAAGGCGCTGCCTCGCGCCGCCTGGCCAGGGCACGGAACAGCAGGAAGGCGAGGATGGCGGTGAGCAGCGGGACTTGCGCTGCGAACAGGACGTTCGGCATCTCGAACCAGCGGGTCCAGTAGTCTGCGTCCAGCAGCGGCGTGTAGAGGCTGACGCAGACCAGCAGCACGAGCGTTGCCACCGCGGCGCGCCTTGCCACCTTGTAGGCATGGGCCTGCGGCGCGCCGTCCAGTTTCCAGACCAGCCAGGTCGCGCCGAGCAAGGCGTAGCCTGCCACCACGCCGAGGCCGGTCAGAAGCGTGTAGGGCGTCAGCCAGTCCCACCACGACCCGGCATAGGCGCGGTTCGATACCTCGATACCCTGCAGGATCGCGCCAAGCGTCATGCCCTGCGACATCGCCGCGACGAGCGATCCGCCCGAGAAGGCAAGGTCCCAGAACGGCCGGTGCGCCGGATCGCGCCAGCGAAATTCGA
Coding sequences within:
- a CDS encoding DUF2474 domain-containing protein → MKRTRLDADEAPLWKRLGWMALIWAGSVTGLGFVSLAIRFWLK
- the hemN gene encoding oxygen-independent coproporphyrinogen III oxidase, yielding MWTYLPDLLAIPVPRYTSFPTAAEFDDRVGAADLLRVLEGETGEVSLYVHIPFCEKICWYCGCNTSVANRRDRVSSYLDALHREITLVSEHLPNAAKVTRIAFGGGSPNGIPPIDFVRLVDALTLQFAASRPVISIELDPRTMGPEWAAVVGAVRIERASLGVQTFAPALQEAIGRVQPAQMIEETTEMLRAAGVASLNYDLMYGLPGQTMADLEDSLRRSVTLGADRIALFGYAHVPHLIARQRKIDDSALPDAETRFRMAAFGYEYLVSEGYVPVGFDHFALPGDSLARAALTGRLRRNFQGFTEDQAPVLIGLGASSISSFPELLVQNEKNTGRYRMMLSQDRLTANRGIVRSAEDRRRGAVIEGLLCRGRAHVDPDLAREAFPMLESYLQAGLCEADGDNLVIRPGGLPYARSIAARFDPYRKDSLRRFSSAV
- a CDS encoding PilZ domain-containing protein gives rise to the protein MDTSRFKPTPILRERRRNQCTRFTLYDASGQTIDVIVRDISSRGLSAAAAGDPPAPNSIVRAQLEDGRELWGLVRWTEGNLFGVEFDTRA
- a CDS encoding amidohydrolase family protein, giving the protein MQRDDLVIISTEDYLCEPSNLFDNQLCGRLLAAAPRSGQDAQGNPVWIYQDRAWPVAHCASFLAGGALAGDAARVHLRPGCRDVHARIDEMDANGVAASLCFGDALGADSAIFHAAPDKALALRHLRAVNDWHFDEWCMAYPGRLIPQGILPNWDVQASLEEIDRLARKGLRVIDLGANPVLQGLPPIRDDHWRPIFRALADNDMTVACRPGTGNGALGTGSLPGAWVAGMPLAAAQVLADWLQLDALHSCPDLRIVMPEGSIGWVPFLAARADLMDWRSPAWERSGRRAVQPSYLLARHFCHTFRWDPSGLANWAEVGEDNIAFAAGYPRTFGPWADTAAQCLEQLGDMPEAVIDKVTHGNAIRWLRHAALFERFSRSEVTVGALRARAAAKGVDTAYP
- the cydB gene encoding cytochrome d ubiquinol oxidase subunit II, whose translation is MDVNFDLTVIWAFIIAFGVFAYVVMDGFDLGIGILFPSFKVGEGRNRAMNSIAPVWDGNETWLVLGGGGLFAAFPLAYAIILPATYPLIIAMLLGLVFRGVAFEFRWRDPAHRPFWDLAFSGGSLVAAMSQGMTLGAILQGIEVSNRAYAGSWWDWLTPYTLLTGLGVVAGYALLGATWLVWKLDGAPQAHAYKVARRAAVATLVLLVCVSLYTPLLDADYWTRWFEMPNVLFAAQVPLLTAILAFLLFRALARRREAAPFWFALGIFLLGMAGLGVSMWPYVVPGEVTIWDAAAPERSQIFMLVGVALTLPLILVYTGWAYWVFRGKVGHEGYH